Proteins co-encoded in one Aminivibrio sp. genomic window:
- the queD gene encoding 6-carboxytetrahydropterin synthase QueD — MLLRKEFTFDAAHNLVEYHGKCERLHGHTYRLAVVLKGAPDREGMIADFCDVSSLVKERVISRLDHAYLNDILPQPTAEYIARWVWEQVAEPLRRPNCRLWAVEVWETATSCAVLTAEDMDHA; from the coding sequence ATGCTGCTTCGGAAAGAATTTACCTTCGACGCCGCCCACAACCTGGTGGAATACCACGGAAAATGCGAGCGGCTTCATGGACATACATACAGGCTGGCAGTGGTCCTGAAGGGGGCGCCCGACCGGGAGGGGATGATCGCGGATTTCTGCGATGTCTCCTCTCTGGTGAAGGAACGGGTCATCTCCAGGCTTGACCATGCCTACCTGAACGATATTCTCCCCCAGCCCACGGCGGAGTATATCGCCCGGTGGGTCTGGGAACAGGTGGCGGAACCACTCCGCCGCCCGAACTGCCGGCTCTGGGCCGTGGAAGTCTGGGAGACCGCCACGAGCTGCGCGGTGCTCACCGCCGAGGACATGGACCATGCGTGA
- a CDS encoding glutamine synthetase III → MYVFDRRAMKERLPQHIFEALMASIEGGQKLDSAMADMVAAAMKEWALSKGATHWTHWFHPRTEMTAEKHMSFMSKDESGMPIESFKGKELIQSEPDASSLPSGGIRSTFEARGYSAWDPSSPAFIMMSKKGGTLCIPSVFISYDGTPLDLKTPLLKAVDAVETRSMRLLKLFGNRGIKWAHVTVGAEQEYFLVDSAVAKNRLDIRYCGRTILGCPPPKGQQMEDHYFGSIPPRVLSFMEDVERDLYRLGVVITTRHNEVAPCQFEFAPQFADANLACDQNQQIMDVMRKMARRHDFHLLLHEKPFAGLNGSGKHVNFSIMDSEGRNLLKPSSNHRKNIQFLTFLSALLLGVSRFHSLLRAAIASPGNMHRLGGNEAPPAIMSAYLGSTLTGILEAVEKGLPDEMPAQALIDLGMNKLPSVMADNSDRNRTSPLAFTGNKFEFRAPGASQSIAGPLTMILAAWAWGLEAVCDMIESRVGEVDALDAALESIKHAAAESRAFRFEGNAYSPQWQEEAKKRGLTIVNSTPEALALFLLPENRELLSKLHIMTDREVIAYYEIRLEQFIKTVEIETGVLRTMIWEGILPALSKQIILESSALSALPEDTRKEACSWSACIGRLGSLKTALISASEKLDALKERMHALDMEEQAATITGEVLPLCAHIREICDTAESLVAGDIWPYPTYTKLLSLS, encoded by the coding sequence ATGTACGTTTTCGACAGGCGGGCAATGAAAGAAAGACTTCCCCAGCATATTTTCGAGGCACTCATGGCCTCCATCGAAGGGGGCCAGAAGCTCGACTCGGCCATGGCGGACATGGTGGCGGCGGCCATGAAGGAATGGGCCCTCTCGAAAGGTGCCACCCACTGGACCCACTGGTTTCATCCCCGTACGGAGATGACCGCCGAAAAGCACATGTCCTTCATGTCCAAGGATGAAAGCGGGATGCCCATCGAGTCCTTCAAGGGAAAGGAACTTATCCAGAGCGAACCCGACGCATCCTCCCTCCCCTCGGGGGGCATCAGGTCCACTTTCGAGGCCAGGGGCTACAGCGCATGGGACCCCTCGAGCCCGGCCTTCATCATGATGAGCAAAAAGGGGGGCACGCTCTGCATTCCCTCTGTGTTCATCTCCTACGACGGCACGCCCCTCGACCTCAAGACGCCCCTCCTCAAAGCGGTGGATGCCGTGGAGACCCGCTCCATGCGTCTTCTCAAGCTCTTCGGCAACAGGGGCATCAAGTGGGCCCACGTGACCGTCGGAGCAGAACAGGAGTATTTCCTCGTGGACAGTGCCGTGGCGAAGAACAGGCTTGACATTCGGTACTGCGGCAGGACGATCCTGGGCTGCCCGCCCCCCAAGGGACAACAGATGGAAGACCACTACTTCGGCTCCATTCCTCCCAGGGTCCTCTCTTTCATGGAAGACGTGGAGCGCGACCTGTACCGGCTGGGTGTGGTTATCACCACCAGGCACAACGAGGTGGCTCCCTGCCAGTTCGAGTTCGCCCCCCAGTTCGCCGACGCAAACCTGGCCTGCGACCAGAACCAGCAGATCATGGACGTGATGCGGAAAATGGCCAGGCGCCACGACTTCCACCTCCTGCTCCACGAGAAGCCCTTCGCCGGGCTCAACGGCAGCGGGAAACACGTGAATTTCTCCATTATGGACAGCGAGGGCCGAAACCTCCTGAAGCCGTCGTCGAACCACCGGAAGAACATCCAGTTCCTGACGTTTCTGAGCGCCCTGCTCCTCGGCGTCTCCAGGTTCCACAGCCTGCTCAGGGCCGCCATCGCCTCCCCGGGGAACATGCACAGGCTCGGCGGCAACGAGGCGCCTCCCGCCATCATGAGCGCCTACCTCGGCTCCACCCTGACCGGCATTCTTGAGGCCGTGGAGAAGGGACTTCCCGACGAAATGCCGGCCCAGGCCCTTATCGACCTCGGCATGAACAAACTCCCCTCCGTCATGGCGGACAACTCGGACCGGAACCGCACATCTCCTCTTGCATTCACGGGCAACAAGTTCGAGTTCCGGGCCCCCGGCGCCTCCCAGTCCATCGCCGGACCCCTGACCATGATTCTTGCGGCATGGGCCTGGGGCCTGGAAGCGGTGTGCGACATGATAGAAAGCAGGGTGGGCGAGGTTGATGCCCTGGATGCGGCCCTCGAGTCCATCAAGCATGCCGCCGCCGAGAGCAGGGCTTTCCGCTTCGAGGGGAACGCCTACAGCCCTCAGTGGCAGGAAGAGGCGAAGAAGCGGGGACTCACCATAGTAAACTCCACCCCCGAGGCGCTGGCCCTCTTCCTCCTGCCGGAGAACAGGGAGCTTCTCTCGAAGCTCCACATCATGACCGACCGTGAAGTTATCGCCTACTACGAGATCCGGCTCGAGCAGTTCATCAAGACGGTGGAGATCGAGACGGGCGTTCTCCGCACCATGATCTGGGAGGGGATCCTTCCAGCCCTGTCGAAGCAGATCATTCTGGAAAGCTCCGCCCTGTCGGCCCTGCCGGAAGACACCAGGAAGGAAGCCTGCTCCTGGAGTGCATGCATCGGCAGGCTGGGTTCCCTGAAGACGGCCCTCATTTCCGCCTCGGAGAAACTTGACGCCCTCAAGGAGAGGATGCACGCCCTGGACATGGAGGAGCAGGCGGCCACCATCACCGGGGAAGTACTTCCTCTCTGCGCCCATATCCGAGAGATATGCGACACCGCCGAATCCCTCGTGGCGGGGGACATCTGGCCCTACCCCACCTACACGAAACTGCTCTCCCTTTCCTGA
- a CDS encoding O-antigen ligase — MNESLKSGSSLSTPEEPDSLLLHGFFFSLVLFVSLVLPNLVFSGPYFYSTLHLMKWAVALVPVALCGLLAGLSVAARGTVRTAFSIDGFAVIWLLLLLYVTAQPFWSGLRSPETFFQEWFFFASLWLVYILTSRLAGRRLLRALFWGCLVNCAVSVVFAELQVRETVNLPFFILPTPGHYIANTGQQNMFALWLSLGGLNGTFLFFSSEKNGKITRALLTMLLAVTFWGLISTTSRSGILAFFTGFAVLSCYYLRNLGRKNLGKVLAVAALFCAVLGVNLVLNEGRWGILMHKMDDVLKNPLSIANRDSIWATSWTMYAARPLRGVGLGQYKWHYLDSQREMLKRWPRMKWQYTHWAHNEFLQWFAETGTVGGLLMVFLWGWWAISAFSAFLRKKIHSPEAYWGSAMVALFLFNALWTRPFHRIENVLWLSLAFAAANREMLHPLFDAPPPEDFQKGGRLLGGVMAAVCLIGLVYFGSGVWGDRMLRLASDADDPAVSEQFFSRALSAPMVRDLAEKERAYFLISLGQERKDPEIVSEGLNSLMACFGRQPHVRELNYLKEWSRRLENVPLYDEFSSYGGPVSGQPPEKWER; from the coding sequence ATGAATGAATCGCTGAAAAGCGGGAGCAGCCTTTCCACGCCTGAGGAACCGGACTCGCTCCTCCTTCACGGTTTTTTTTTCTCCCTTGTGCTCTTTGTCTCCCTCGTGCTGCCGAACCTTGTCTTTTCCGGCCCCTACTTCTATTCCACCCTCCATCTCATGAAATGGGCGGTCGCCCTGGTTCCCGTGGCACTCTGCGGTCTCCTGGCCGGATTGTCGGTCGCCGCCCGGGGCACGGTCCGCACCGCCTTCAGCATTGACGGATTCGCCGTGATCTGGCTTCTGCTGCTCCTCTACGTGACGGCCCAGCCCTTTTGGTCCGGGCTCCGGTCCCCCGAAACCTTTTTCCAGGAATGGTTTTTCTTCGCTTCCCTCTGGCTCGTCTACATCCTCACCTCCCGGCTCGCCGGAAGACGGCTGCTCCGGGCCCTTTTCTGGGGATGCCTTGTCAACTGTGCCGTGAGTGTTGTCTTTGCCGAGCTCCAGGTCCGGGAAACCGTGAACCTTCCGTTCTTCATCCTTCCCACCCCCGGCCATTACATCGCCAACACGGGACAACAGAACATGTTCGCCCTCTGGCTCTCCCTCGGTGGCCTGAACGGCACGTTCCTGTTCTTTTCCTCCGAAAAAAACGGAAAGATCACCCGGGCCCTTCTCACCATGCTTCTTGCCGTCACCTTCTGGGGCCTGATCTCCACCACCAGCCGCTCGGGGATCCTCGCCTTCTTCACTGGGTTTGCGGTGCTCTCCTGCTACTACCTCCGGAACCTCGGCAGGAAGAACCTGGGTAAAGTCCTCGCCGTGGCAGCCCTCTTCTGCGCCGTTCTCGGCGTCAACCTGGTCCTCAACGAGGGGCGGTGGGGCATCCTGATGCACAAGATGGACGACGTGCTGAAAAACCCCCTTTCCATCGCCAACCGGGACAGCATCTGGGCCACCTCGTGGACCATGTACGCCGCACGACCTCTGAGGGGAGTGGGGCTCGGGCAGTACAAGTGGCATTACCTGGACTCCCAGAGGGAGATGCTGAAACGGTGGCCGCGGATGAAATGGCAGTACACCCACTGGGCCCACAACGAGTTTCTCCAGTGGTTCGCCGAAACGGGTACCGTCGGCGGGCTGCTTATGGTGTTTCTCTGGGGATGGTGGGCGATTTCCGCCTTTTCCGCGTTTCTTCGCAAGAAAATCCATTCCCCGGAGGCGTATTGGGGGAGTGCCATGGTTGCCCTTTTCCTCTTCAACGCCCTGTGGACTCGCCCCTTCCACCGCATAGAGAACGTCCTCTGGCTCTCTCTCGCCTTCGCCGCAGCCAACAGGGAGATGCTTCATCCCCTTTTCGACGCCCCGCCCCCTGAGGATTTCCAGAAAGGCGGCCGTCTCTTGGGCGGGGTGATGGCGGCGGTCTGCCTTATAGGCCTCGTCTATTTCGGCTCCGGGGTCTGGGGTGACCGGATGCTCCGCCTGGCGTCGGACGCGGACGATCCGGCCGTGAGCGAACAGTTTTTCTCCAGGGCACTTTCCGCGCCCATGGTCCGGGATCTCGCGGAGAAGGAACGGGCCTATTTTCTTATCTCCCTGGGGCAGGAGCGGAAGGACCCCGAAATTGTGTCCGAAGGATTGAACAGTCTCATGGCCTGCTTCGGCAGACAGCCCCACGTCCGGGAGCTTAATTACCTCAAGGAGTGGAGTCGGAGGCTGGAAAACGTTCCGCTCTACGACGAGTTTTCGTCCTACGGCGGCCCCGTGTCGGGACAGCCGCCGGAAAAATGGGAGAGATAA
- a CDS encoding ParB/RepB/Spo0J family partition protein: MAGVLNFLRSGMGKEKDAGQNLPEDGQAMRLTEIPVDLISPNPAQPRRHFDEGDLDDLAASISQVGIIQPVVVLAVESGYELVVGERRLRAAKKAGLSTIPAIVTEAGPGEQQILALVENIHRSNLSAVEEAAGLQAIMERSGWTQTELAGKLGRSQSSVANKLRLLRLEEPVQRLVMEGKLGERQARALLSLPPEDQIALAMEAAEENMAAGEVEQRVKVRAPASSKLGKKRMKKNPLSFAGPDGPIGEILRDVAALVEQNRKKGIPVVWKVKELAQREIVVELVVELKEDMGETEE, encoded by the coding sequence ATGGCGGGAGTCCTGAATTTTTTGAGGAGTGGCATGGGGAAGGAAAAAGATGCCGGACAGAATCTTCCGGAGGATGGACAGGCCATGCGGCTCACCGAAATACCGGTCGATTTGATCAGCCCTAACCCGGCCCAGCCTCGCCGGCATTTCGACGAGGGGGACCTGGACGATCTTGCGGCCTCCATTTCCCAGGTGGGCATTATCCAGCCCGTGGTGGTGCTCGCCGTGGAATCGGGCTATGAGCTCGTGGTGGGGGAACGGAGGCTTCGGGCGGCAAAGAAGGCCGGTCTTTCCACCATCCCGGCCATCGTCACCGAGGCCGGCCCGGGAGAACAGCAGATCCTGGCACTCGTGGAAAACATCCACAGGAGCAACCTCTCCGCTGTGGAGGAAGCCGCCGGCCTTCAGGCCATCATGGAGCGCTCAGGGTGGACCCAGACGGAGCTTGCGGGAAAGCTGGGGCGCTCTCAATCTTCCGTGGCGAACAAACTCCGCCTTCTTCGGCTTGAAGAACCGGTCCAGCGTCTTGTCATGGAGGGAAAACTGGGTGAACGACAGGCCCGGGCGCTTCTGTCCCTCCCCCCGGAAGACCAGATTGCCCTCGCCATGGAGGCGGCTGAGGAAAACATGGCCGCCGGCGAGGTGGAGCAGAGGGTGAAGGTCCGTGCGCCCGCTTCGTCGAAACTCGGGAAGAAGAGGATGAAAAAGAACCCCCTTTCCTTTGCTGGGCCCGACGGCCCTATCGGGGAGATCCTCCGGGACGTGGCCGCCCTGGTCGAACAGAACAGGAAAAAGGGAATACCAGTGGTCTGGAAGGTGAAAGAACTCGCTCAGCGGGAAATCGTGGTGGAACTCGTGGTGGAACTCAAGGAAGATATGGGGGAGACGGAGGAATGA
- the dnaB gene encoding replicative DNA helicase yields the protein MAALPSWDRTPPVSPEAERAALGACLMDREALNIVLEVLQPEDFYDLNHRAAYEVIYEMAQRDKPVDPLTFLEELARQGKSERLGGQPFVASLVDGVPTTANVEYHAGIVRDKAIHRRLISAGNTIVKLGYSEELDVDEVLEEAERAVFEIAQKRNTTNFRHIGEVLGKTFLQIEEQYNRSDQDVAGFNSGFYELDRLVGGFQPGSLNIVAARPSMGKTAFAINIAQFGGQGMNRPVLIFSLEMGAEQLVQRMLGAEARINIHDLRNGSFPKSSWETLAEAAGRLAEAPIYIDDSSMLSTLELRARCRRFKSRHKDLGLVVVDYLQLMSSSKRIENKQQEVAEISRGLKGVARELEVPVIALSQLSRAVEQRTEKKPQLSDLRDSGAIEQDADTVMLLYRPGYYEAGAPGEEDDNRAFINLAKHRNGPTGEISLVFLREYTRFVNADRSY from the coding sequence ATGGCCGCCCTCCCGTCGTGGGACAGAACGCCCCCCGTCTCACCGGAGGCGGAGCGCGCAGCTCTCGGCGCATGTCTCATGGACCGGGAGGCGCTCAATATCGTCCTTGAAGTTCTTCAGCCGGAGGATTTTTACGATCTGAACCACCGGGCCGCCTACGAGGTCATCTACGAGATGGCCCAGAGGGACAAGCCGGTGGATCCCCTGACCTTCCTGGAGGAACTCGCCAGGCAGGGAAAAAGCGAACGACTGGGGGGGCAGCCCTTTGTGGCCTCCCTGGTGGACGGCGTCCCCACAACGGCAAACGTGGAATACCATGCGGGCATCGTGCGGGACAAGGCCATCCACAGGCGGCTCATCTCCGCAGGGAACACCATAGTCAAGCTCGGCTATTCCGAGGAGCTGGACGTGGACGAGGTCCTCGAGGAAGCGGAGCGGGCGGTGTTCGAGATCGCCCAGAAGAGGAACACCACCAACTTCCGGCACATCGGCGAGGTTCTCGGCAAGACCTTCCTCCAGATCGAGGAGCAGTACAACCGTTCGGACCAGGACGTGGCGGGCTTCAATTCCGGCTTCTACGAGCTCGACAGGCTCGTGGGCGGATTCCAGCCGGGAAGCCTGAATATCGTGGCTGCCCGTCCCTCCATGGGAAAAACGGCCTTCGCCATCAACATCGCCCAATTCGGCGGCCAGGGAATGAACCGCCCGGTGCTTATCTTCAGCCTGGAAATGGGCGCGGAGCAGCTTGTCCAGCGAATGCTCGGCGCCGAAGCCAGGATCAACATCCACGACCTCCGGAACGGCTCCTTTCCCAAGTCTTCCTGGGAGACCCTGGCAGAAGCGGCCGGAAGGCTCGCCGAGGCTCCGATCTACATTGACGACAGCTCCATGCTCTCCACCCTGGAGCTCCGGGCGCGGTGCCGCCGCTTCAAATCCAGGCACAAGGACCTCGGGCTTGTCGTGGTGGACTACCTTCAGCTCATGAGCTCTTCGAAGCGTATCGAGAACAAGCAGCAGGAAGTGGCGGAAATTTCCCGGGGGCTCAAGGGCGTGGCCAGGGAACTGGAAGTCCCCGTCATCGCCCTCTCCCAGCTCTCACGGGCGGTGGAGCAGCGGACGGAAAAAAAACCCCAGCTCTCCGACCTGCGGGACAGCGGCGCCATCGAGCAGGACGCCGACACTGTCATGCTGCTGTACCGCCCCGGCTATTACGAGGCGGGCGCCCCGGGGGAGGAAGACGACAACAGGGCGTTCATCAACCTGGCCAAGCACAGGAACGGTCCCACAGGCGAGATCTCCCTCGTTTTCCTCCGGGAGTACACCCGGTTTGTAAATGCCGACCGTTCCTATTGA
- the rplI gene encoding 50S ribosomal protein L9, with the protein MKVILKQDVNKIGAAGELVETSDGYARNFLFPKGLAEEATPERLKEWKERKDAKKKKDEKLKNEARELQKRLSGKVVRVRASTGETGKLFGSVTAAAVAENLAAQHSASVDKRDIRMPDTVKQTGSYTFTVRLYPGIEAEMTLTVESE; encoded by the coding sequence ATGAAGGTTATTTTGAAGCAGGACGTGAACAAGATCGGAGCCGCAGGCGAGCTGGTCGAGACTTCTGACGGCTACGCCCGGAATTTTCTCTTCCCGAAGGGACTTGCCGAGGAGGCCACCCCGGAACGCCTGAAAGAGTGGAAAGAGCGAAAGGACGCGAAGAAGAAAAAAGATGAAAAACTGAAAAACGAGGCCCGGGAGCTTCAGAAACGCCTCTCCGGGAAAGTCGTCCGGGTACGGGCGAGCACCGGCGAGACGGGCAAGCTCTTCGGCAGCGTTACCGCCGCGGCGGTGGCGGAGAACTTGGCGGCCCAGCATTCCGCCTCGGTGGACAAGCGGGATATCAGGATGCCCGATACGGTAAAACAGACGGGGAGCTATACCTTCACCGTCCGCCTCTATCCCGGCATCGAGGCGGAGATGACCCTCACCGTCGAGAGCGAATAA
- a CDS encoding YybS family protein → MTPTRSLVESSLLAGLAVILFLAAHFLPFVGAAFSLLTPAPLVILGLRHDLKKAALGLAIGTMLTAVFLGPLSSLFFLLGFGVLGIGLGFLARRCSSGVEVMLFGILLSLGSKLLLMVIAARVTGINPFQLDGAEMQAMVDRIFGFYESTGMSRESLSAVKEQFSQAIRVLPVIFPTILCMSAALDCYLSYIASSFVLKRIGGTSLPPLPPFSRWRFPKSVFGALLVSVLLSAFGARGGEWNMAMRIGTNVRMLVNFLFLFQGLSLYWYYLGGGDSPHRGPGRFFRTVAIIVAVLVPMLSTATVMVGIADMWLDFRTRFRRNDER, encoded by the coding sequence GTGACCCCCACACGAAGCCTGGTGGAATCGTCCCTCCTTGCGGGCCTTGCCGTGATCCTCTTTCTGGCGGCCCATTTTCTCCCCTTCGTCGGGGCGGCGTTCTCCCTGCTCACCCCCGCTCCCCTCGTGATACTCGGCCTGCGCCATGACCTGAAAAAGGCCGCTCTCGGCCTGGCTATAGGCACCATGCTCACCGCCGTATTCCTCGGCCCCCTGTCCTCTCTTTTCTTTCTTCTCGGGTTCGGCGTTCTGGGCATAGGTCTCGGATTCCTGGCCAGGCGGTGCTCTTCCGGCGTGGAAGTGATGCTCTTCGGCATCCTCCTCTCCCTTGGAAGCAAACTCCTTCTCATGGTCATCGCCGCCCGGGTGACGGGCATCAACCCCTTCCAGCTCGACGGGGCGGAGATGCAGGCCATGGTTGACAGGATCTTCGGCTTTTACGAATCTACGGGAATGTCCCGGGAATCCCTGTCGGCGGTGAAGGAACAGTTTTCCCAAGCCATCCGGGTGCTCCCCGTCATTTTCCCCACCATTCTCTGCATGTCGGCGGCCCTGGACTGCTATCTCAGCTACATTGCGAGCAGTTTCGTCCTGAAGCGGATCGGCGGAACCTCCCTTCCTCCCCTGCCGCCCTTCTCCCGGTGGAGGTTCCCAAAGAGCGTCTTCGGCGCCCTTCTGGTGTCGGTGCTTCTTTCCGCCTTCGGGGCGCGGGGAGGGGAATGGAACATGGCGATGCGCATCGGCACCAACGTCAGGATGCTCGTGAACTTTTTGTTCCTCTTCCAGGGACTCTCCCTCTACTGGTATTACCTTGGGGGAGGGGACAGTCCCCACCGGGGGCCGGGCCGTTTCTTCAGGACCGTTGCTATAATAGTGGCGGTTCTCGTGCCTATGCTTTCCACCGCTACCGTCATGGTGGGTATAGCGGATATGTGGCTTGATTTTCGAACCCGTTTCAGGAGGAATGATGAACGATGA
- the rpsR gene encoding 30S ribosomal protein S18 produces MAVNEGRSEGRGPGGPGGRGGRRGGKRRPKVCFFCVDKIKHVDYKDVEKLRKYVSERGKIMPRRVTGNCAKHQRQLTEAIKRARYMALLPFSVE; encoded by the coding sequence ATGGCTGTGAATGAAGGCAGAAGCGAAGGCAGAGGACCCGGCGGCCCGGGAGGCCGCGGCGGCAGGAGAGGCGGGAAGCGCCGGCCGAAGGTATGTTTCTTCTGCGTGGACAAAATAAAGCACGTGGACTACAAAGATGTTGAAAAGCTCCGCAAGTACGTCAGCGAGAGGGGAAAAATCATGCCCCGCCGCGTGACGGGAAACTGCGCGAAGCACCAGCGCCAGCTAACCGAAGCGATCAAGCGGGCGAGATACATGGCCCTTCTCCCCTTCTCCGTGGAGTAA
- a CDS encoding single-stranded DNA-binding protein: protein MARGFNKVILMGNLARDPEIRYSVDKRAMARFAVAVNNTWKDRNGELQESVDFIPVVVWGPAAENCERYLKKGSPVLVEGRIQVRSYEAKDGSGKRYATDVVASGVTFLGSKRQDESSSGSFGGDAGYGDSVRKDRRFSSQDEEFPIDISEVQNEEDADIPF, encoded by the coding sequence GTGGCGAGAGGATTCAACAAGGTCATTCTGATGGGCAACCTTGCCCGGGATCCGGAGATACGCTATTCAGTGGACAAACGGGCCATGGCCCGTTTTGCCGTGGCAGTGAACAATACCTGGAAGGACAGGAACGGCGAACTGCAGGAGAGCGTCGACTTTATTCCCGTGGTCGTCTGGGGACCTGCCGCTGAAAACTGCGAGCGGTATCTCAAGAAGGGCAGCCCGGTTCTCGTGGAAGGCCGGATCCAGGTCCGGAGCTATGAGGCGAAGGATGGCTCAGGCAAACGGTACGCCACAGATGTCGTCGCCTCGGGGGTGACGTTCCTCGGGTCGAAGCGGCAGGACGAATCGTCATCCGGCTCCTTCGGCGGCGACGCGGGATATGGGGACAGCGTCCGCAAGGACCGCCGCTTCAGCTCCCAGGACGAGGAATTCCCCATAGATATTTCCGAGGTGCAGAACGAAGAGGATGCGGATATCCCCTTCTAG
- the rpsF gene encoding 30S ribosomal protein S6, whose amino-acid sequence MRPYEMMVLVSAEIEDPKEEIAKVEEVVRNLGGEVAKTDFWGKRRLAYPIDKKTEGFYAVCNFSLNPDQLVELNRVMGLRPNIYRQMTVRLEEK is encoded by the coding sequence GTGCGGCCATATGAAATGATGGTGCTTGTGAGCGCCGAGATCGAGGATCCGAAAGAAGAGATCGCGAAGGTCGAGGAGGTCGTGCGCAATCTTGGCGGAGAGGTGGCCAAGACCGATTTCTGGGGGAAAAGGCGTCTTGCCTATCCCATCGACAAGAAAACGGAAGGCTTCTACGCCGTGTGCAATTTTTCGCTCAACCCGGACCAGCTCGTTGAGCTCAACCGTGTTATGGGACTGCGCCCGAATATTTATCGTCAGATGACAGTCCGTCTTGAAGAAAAATAA